The region AATTAATTTTATATCAGTTTCTTCTTCAATTCAATTATTCGGGCTTCAATAATTGAAATAACTTTTTTAAATTCTTCATCACTCTTACCAGTAGGATCATCCAATCCCCAATCCTCTCTATGCTTGCAGGGAAGGTAAGGGCATTCCACATTGCATCCCATTGTAATTACAATATCTACCGGCGGGATATCATCAAGCAACTTTGG is a window of Sporomusaceae bacterium ACPt DNA encoding:
- the arsC_1 gene encoding Arsenate reductase, whose translation is MIKVAFICVHNSCRSQIAEALGRHLASDTFESYSAGTETKPQINQDAVRLMKELYDIDMEKNQYPKLLDDIPPVDIVITMGCNVECPYLPCKHREDWGLDDPTGKSDEEFKKVISIIEARIIELKKKLI